AGATTCAAATAATGCCCAACTTCATGAGTTAGTGCCCTAGAGTAATTATAATTACCTGTTCCTATACTGCCAACGTAGGTTGCCAATATTATCACTCCATCTTTATTTACACCCCAAGCTCCAGAAACACTTGATGGATAATAAGAATAACCTGCTGCACCAGACTCTAAATTGTTAGCTGTCCAAACATTTAAATATTTATTTCTAGGCCATGAAGGCGAAAGTAGCTTTGAATCATCATTCGCATTATATGTTTCACTTGTTACGGTTCTAACAATACCATCAGTACAATTTCCATTGGGATCAATCTGAGCTAATCGAAATTCAATATTTGAATTTGCAGCTATACCTAGAAATGCTGAGACAATATTTGCTGTGTCGGCATTTAACTTTTTATAATCTTCATTCAATATTCTTATCGCATCTAAAATCTGAACTTTTGAAATATTTTCTGCTCCGTAGTAGTGTAAAACATGGAACACTACCGGGATGACATAGACTGCTTCAGATTTTTGATTATTTTGAGAAAATTGTTTTGTGAATAATTCGAGTTCGCTTTTAGCATTTAATGCATCCGGATTTTCAATTTCTGCACGTTGGTCTGCTTCAAATTCAGAGCATAAACGTGTTTGTGAAAAACCATTAATAAAAGGAAATGTTAGAAATAACATTAAAATAATTTTCTTTGCTACTCTATTAAATAAAACACAAATGAATAGGTTTAATTTAGTTGCTGTTTTTATATTTTGCATATTACATATATTTTAAATTAATAATTTATTTTAACAAGCCATATCGCCAGCATTTTTCATTGCTGATAATAAATTATAAGCCCCTTTTAGAACAATTTTACTTTTTTGAAGATCGAAGTCTTTTGGCAAAATTACTTCTGTGTAACCATTGTCTGTTACACCTTTATTTACCTCGATCATTTCATATAAAGTAACAAACTTTTCACCTTCCTTTTTTCTTTCATAAAAGATGAAAATATAATGTTTATCCTCGAAAGAAAGTACTGCATCAGCAGGTAAAGCAGTAACAGAATCATTTTGAGTTTCAATTATTGCGTTTACATACATTCCGGGCAATAAGTTTTTATTCTCTTTCTCAACAGTAGCATATACCTTAATTGTTTTATCTGTATTAATTGATTTTCCTACCTGATAAACAGTTGCATTTTGTTTGTTGTCAGGCTGATTTGGAATATTGAAACTGATTTTTTGGCCGATAGATATTTTATTAATATCTTTCTCAAATACAGTTAGTTCTAATGTTAAGTTTTGCATATTAATAATTTCAACTATAACATCGGTAGGATTAACATACTTGCCAATATTAACATTAACAGTTTTAACATAACCATTTATAGGTGATACAACAGAAATTGAACTTGAGATATTTTCAACCTGCAATTTCTTACCATCAATACCTATAAGTTTTAATTTCTGATCGAGTGCATATACCTTTGATTGAAGGCTTTTGTACTCTGATAAAGCAAGTTGGTATGTTTTGTTAGAACTTACATTTTCTTTATTTAAATCCTTTTGCCTGTTGTATTCAGTTTCGGCATAATCAAGTTTGCTTTTACTTTCAATAAAGTTTTGTTGCAGTTCGATAAATTCAGGGTTTTCAATAACTGCAACAACCTGACCTTTTGAAACAGGGCTACCTTGAACCAGACTAGTATTTTTAATATAGCCTCCCATTATTGCAGATATTGAAACCAGATTTTGTGGTGAAACGCTTACAATTCCATTCACTTTAATTTCTGTACTTAATACTTTTTGCTCAATTGTACCAAGCTCAATACCGGATGATTTACCTTGAGCATCATTCATCTCAACTGTATTAGGTGGAAGCACCTCATGTTCACCTTCATGTTCATTTGCCTCTTTTTTGCTATTGCAACTTAGTGTAAATAAGGCCAGTGCAAACAGTATAAAAAACAATTTTGTTTTCATTTTATTATTATTTTTAGTTTATTTTACTTTTGTTAATATTTAATTTGTTTTTCCTAACATTCTATCAATGTCTATTATCGATTGATTATATTTACTTAATGTTAGCAAATAATTTGATTTTATTTCCAGTGCTTTATCAAGATTAAGTACATATTCCACATAATTAATATCACCAGCTACATAGCTTTTACCTGATTGTTTAATAATCAAATCAGATTGCGGAATTGCATTCGTTTCATAATATTCTATGCTTGATTTGAGTTTCAAATATTCCTGCAAAAGCGTTTGAAATTCACCCTGTATCGCAGAATTATAATATTCATAATTATTCTGTGCAATTTGTTCGTTAATCTTAGATGCCTTTATTTTTGCAGATTGAGAAAAGAATAATATAGGAACAGCAACTCCAAACTGTACACCAGTAAAACGATACCCACTACTTAAATCTTTATTTGACTGATTAAAATAACCAACAGATAGGTCAGGCATTAATTTCAATCTTTCAACCTGAGTTTCTCTTCTGCTAATTTCAATTTGTTGCTTTATTATAGCAAGAGTTGGATTATTAAAAATAGCGGAACTGTCAGATATAAACGCAAAATCGATTTTAAATAACATCGTGTCAGAAAGACTGATATTTTCTCTTTCATTAATAAGAACTTTCAGTTTCTGTTGACTGATCTGAATATCTGCTTTTACCTGATTGATTAATGTTTTAATCTCCATAGAACGAGTCTGTGCTGTTACTTTTTCTAATAACGGACTTTCACCTTTTGCAGTTTTAAGTTCAGCTGCTTTAAGGAAATTGTAATAAAGTGAATCCTGATAAACAAGTAATTTAAGCAGGGAGTAATTATATAATTGCTGAACGTAAACTGATTTTACATTGCTTATGATTTCAGTTTTCGATAGCAATAAACCGTTTTCTGCATTCTTAACATAAGCATTTCCCAGTTTTGAACGACCAACATTTTGAAAAACGGATGGGAAAGATTGTGAAATCGTAAAGCTATTATCTTTTACATATGAATTGGTTTGACCATTTGTATAGTCAAAACTGGTTTTTTCGTATTCCCAGCTTCCATTTTTAAGTTTTTTCTGATATTCAACTTGCAAAGCTGCCGATTTGATATAGCCATTGTTAGTCAATGCAGTTTGAATAATCTGATCGAGTGTATATGTCTTCGGATTATTAGTCTGAGCCTTTACAGTATTCAACGAACTAAATCCTGAAAAACACAAAATCATTAGGATTGTTTTTACAACAGGAGAAATTCCATTTTTTCTTTTTTTACCAGAAAACAAAATATAAAGTACCGGCAATACAATTAAAGTTAAAAGTGTAGCTGAAATTAATCCGCCAATAACAACGGTTGCTAAAGGTTTCTGAACTTCTGCTCCGGCTGAAGATGATAATGCCATTGGTAAAAATCCAAGTGAAGCAACAGCTGCTGTCATCAATACCGGGCGAAAACGTGATTTTATACCCTTAAAAACACGTTCATAAATGTCAGAAATATTTTCTTCTCTTTCCAGTCGATTAAATTCTGCAATTAAAACAATTCCATTCAGTACAGCAACCCCAAACAAAGCGATAAACCCAACACCAGCCGAGATACTGAAATTCATATCACGAATATAAAGAGCAATTACACCACCTATCATAGATAGTGGAACAGCCGAATAAATAAGTAAGGTTTGTTTTAATGATTTGAAAGTAAAAAATAAAAGAACGAAAATTAATAATAAGGCTACAGGTACAGCAATTGACAACCTTTTATTTGCTGCAACCAAGTTTTCAAATTGACCACCATAAGTAATATAATATCCCGGAGGAAGTTTTAATTTTTTATCGAGTATAGGACGGATTTCTTCAATAATAGATTGAACATCCCTGTTACGTACATTGAATTGGATTGTAATACGACGTTTGGTACTTTCACGGGAAACCTGTGCAGTACCGGTTTTAATTTCAACAGAAGCAAGTTGGTCAAGTGTAATTTGATTACCGTTCGGTAATGGAACATACAGACTTCTAATAAACTCAATGTCATCTCTAAAATTTTTATTAAAACGGACTACCAGATCGAAGCGTTTTTCTTCATCATATACCACTCCGGCAGAGCTACCAGCAAATGCAGTTTTTAGAATCAAATTAATGTCTTCTATGTTTAACCCATATTGTGCAATCTTCTTTCTGTCGTATATTACCTGAACCTGCCCAGAGCCAGTTACTTTTTCTACATTTATATCTTCAACACCTGGCACATCACGAATTAGTTTTTCTATTTCATCAGCATTAGTTGCAAGTGTATCTAAATTATCTCCAAATATTTTCACTGCAACATCCTGCTTTGATCCAGTCATTAATTCATTAAATCTCATCTGAATGGGTTGTTGAAGTGTAAATACTACTCCTTTCAATACAGATAATTCTTCCTGCATCTTTTCCATCATTTCTTCCCTTGAGGAGGCACTTGTCCAATCTTTTTTATCTTTCATGACCATTATATAATCTCCTGTTTCCATCGGGGTAGGGTCAGTAGGAATTTCGCCTGTTCCGATTTTACATACTACATGTTCTACTTCAGGAAATTTTGACATTAAAATTTTATTAGCTTTCTCAACTGTTTCAATAGTATTAGATAAAGAACCACCTTGTAAAGTCATAACACCTGCTGCCAAATCTCCTTCTTCGAGTTGAGGAATAAATTCTCCTCCTAGTGAATTAAAAAGAAAAATGCTTCCGATGAATAATGAGACGGAAATTATAATAACTGATATTTTGTGCTTTAATGAAAAATTTAATAATGGATCAAAAGCTTTGTGAAGTGCCTTCATTATTTTATCAGAAAATGTAGTTTTATGTTCTGTTTTCCTGCTTAAAAATAATGCTGATGCAACCGGAACATAGGTCAATGATAAAATAAGTGCGCCAAGAATTGCGAAGCTTACTGTTTGAGCCATTGGTCTAAACATTTTACCCTCAATTCCTACTAATGCAAGAATTGGCAAGTAAACTATTAATATAATAATTTGACCGAATGTAGCAGAGTTCATCATTCTTTTGGCAGAACTTAAAACTTCTCCATCCATTTGCTGTCGTGATAGCTTTTTAACTCCGACATGGTGCGTTGAACTTTGTGATATTCGATGTACCACGCTTTCGACAATAATAACAGCCCCATCGACAATCAACCCGAAATCAATTGCTCCCAAACTCATTAAGTTTCCTGAGACACCAAACAAATTCATTAATGAAATAGCAAAAAGCATAGATAAAGGAATAACTGATGCAACAATAAGCCCGGCTCTAAAATTTCCAAGTAGCAGAACTAAGATGAAAATAACTATTAAACCACCTTCTATAAGATTTTTTGAAACAGTTCCAACAGCACGGTCAACCAATTCTGTCCTGTCATAGAATGCTTCTATTTCGACTCCTTCGGGTAATGATTTTTGAATCAGCTTTATTCGCTCTTTCACACCATCAATAACTTCAGAAGCATTTTTGCCTTTAAGCATCATAACTACTCCGCCAACTGCTTCACCAATTGTATCAACTATAAATGCTCCGTATCTTGGGGCATTGCCAAACTGAACTTTTGCCACATCTTTTATTAAAATTGGTAAATCTTGATTGGTAGATTTAACAACAATATTTTCAATATCTTCAATAGATGTAACAAGTCCGATGCCTCTGATAAAATAAGCTTGAGGTTTCTTATCAATGTATGCACTACCGGTATTCTGATTGTTTTTTTCCAGAGAATTAAAAATATCAGTGAGTGTAATTCCCATCGCTTTTAATTGCTCAGGGTTTACAGAGACTTCATATTGCTGTAGAAACCCCCCATAGCTGTTTACATCTGCTACACCATCAGTTCCAAGCATTTCACGTCGTACTATCCAATCCTGAATAGTACGCAGTTTCATGGCATCATATTTTTTCTCATATCCGGGTTTAACTCTCAATACATACTGGTATATTTCACTCAATCCTGTAGATATTGGAGCCAATTGTGGTTTAGTAACTCCGGCAGGAATTAGCTCTTCGGCTTCTTTTAAGCGTTCAGAAATTTGCTGTCTTGCCCAATACATATCTACATTATCTTCAAACACTACTGTAACAACAGACAAACCTAATCGGGAAATAGATCGAAGCTCTACTTTATTAGGTATATTCGCTACCGATATTTCAATTGGAGCTGTAATAAACTGTTCTACTTCATTAGCAGCCAATGTTGGAGCAATTGAAATAATATGCACCTGATTATTTGTAATATCAGGAACTGCATCAATGGGTAATTTCTTTAGAGAATATATACCCCAAGCAATTAAGGCTAATAAAAATAACCCTATTACTAATTTGTTATTTATCGAAAATTTAATGATTTTTTCTATCATAATTTATTTATTTTACATGTACGGTGAAATAGTGATAAATTCTTGTAATAATGCCGAAAATCAGGATTAAGCATACTAAATAAATGAGGAACCACTTAACAATATACTTTGAATCGATTTTTTTCTTTTTTTTCTTCTTCTTTTTTGTTTTCAATTTTATTTGATAATTTAAATACTACGTGAATATGTTATGTTTCAATAAAGAAAACATAAAGATGATTAACAACGTGTAGAATTTAATAACGAAGTTAATCTAATCAGTAGTTATAAAAATTATATTTTTGGCGGTTGCCAGAAAGAAAGAGAAAATTCAGAGAGAAATGGAACTCTGAAAAAATATTCTAATGCGGAAGGTTTAACCGAGATAGGTTTAAAAAATATCTGATATACAAAAGAAATACTTGATCCACAACAACTGCATGTACAGAAAGGAGAACAAAGGTCAACATCAGAAGAATGTGAATCGTTAGTTTGTTTACATAAATGTGTTAACTGAATATCATTTGACCTGTGATTATCAACACAAGGAATTAGTGTAAGACCCACTATATAAATACTTAATATGATTGTTAAGAATTTCAACTTATTTTCAGCTAATTTCACTACAAAGATATATGTTTTTTATTGCAATTGAGTTGCAAAGTTATTTATGGCAATTAGCACATACACCTTTTACTACCATGTTAATACTATCAAGTGTAAAGAGAACCGGCAGATTTACAGGAGGAACTGGAATTTCGGTCATGCAATAGGTTTGCTTGCATTTTGAGCATAAAAAATGAATATGTAAATCATTTGGATTACATTCACAGGTTTCATTGCACATAGCATACTTAACGGAGCCAGTGCCATCATCAATGCTATGTATAAGCTTATTTTCTTCAAAAGTTTTTAAAGTCCTATATAAAGTAACTTTATCTACTTTATCAAATTTTTGTTCTAAATCAGCTAAACTAATGGCAACCTTTTGTTCCATCAATACTTTTAAAACCAACTCACGCATTGCAGTTGGCTTGATATTCCTTTGATTAAGTTTATTCATAGTACAAATTTATAAGTTTTCGCTCAACCTTGTTCATTTTCTTTCAAACACTTTCATTTTTCATCATTTTCATTCACAAATTTTCAAGAATTATCAAGCACACTTTCGCCCTGCCAGAACTTGGAGGTAAAATCAGGTTTTTTATTTCAATTCTTGTAGTAAAGTGAAAATATTTGAAAATTCTGACATAAGAAACGGAAATTAAAACATCTGTAACAAATTAACGTATTTTTGAATAAACAAACATTTTATGGCAAACAAATATAACACAATCAGAACGCCACCTACTTTAAAGAATTTGTAATAAAACAAAGTAAATCTTTATTAAAATATCAATTAAAGCATCAAAATATGAGGAAGATATAATTTAGAGTTCCCCAAAAGATAATCGCGGTCTTTGCAGATTTGTCACAAGATTAAAAAAACTGCCACCATCGAAATAGGATAGTGGCAGCTTTAAACAAATAAACTCCTATGAATTATTGGTAAATAGTTAGCTCAGAAATAACTTTTTGTAATTCTTTTTCAGTTTCAAACATGCTATTTATACTCGAATAATAGAAAGCAAGTTCCATCATATAGTCAATTAATGAAATTTCGCCTTTATCAAATGCTGTTTTAAGCAATTCAGCATTATTTGCCGACATCAAAGTTAAACGATACGCATCAACTGTTTTTCGTAGACTTATTGCCTTACCATGTAAAATTTTAAGTTTATTGTAAAAATTAATTTTATAATCAGTCTCCAATGCCTGAATAGCAAGAATATTTGCTTTAGCGAATTTAACAGTGTTTTTGTTTTCCCATAACGGAATTGATATGCCTACACTTAAACCCTGGAATTGTTGCCCTACAACTTTCTCACTCATATAGCCTGTAGATAATTTTGGTAAACTCATTGCCATATTAAGTTTTTGTTGTTTCTGACTTATTTCAATTTCTTGTTTCAGCCAAGATAAAACCGGACTGCTTTTTTCAGCTTCAATATACCACTGCTCAAAATCAACTGGGATTTCTTTTACTACAAAAACGGTATCTTCAACTGCTATTGCGGTTCCACCGTTTAAAGAAGTAAGCTCTGAAGTGTATCCTTTAAGTTTCAGATCATTTGTTTCGGATTCTTTCTGAGCATTTAATAAGTTTAATTGTGTTTTGTTATATTCAATAACATTTACATCTCCGTTATTAAACCTTGCTTTATAAGAATCGGAAATACTCTGAGCATGTTTCAATCGTCTGTCGTATTCTTTTTTCAAAGCATTTGCATTGATAATATCTATACATAGACTTCGAGCTTGAAGAAGTACTGTTTTTAATTGTTTCTGATATTCAAGCTCCAGTTGCTGATTCTTCATGTTTGCAATTTTGCTTTTGTAACAATATGCCGTTGGAAAATCAAACGACTGTCTTATGCTAAAATCAGTACGGTTGCCAATAGCTGAAGGATTACCAAATAAATAGTTGAATTCAAATTCAGGATTTTTAAGGTAAATGCCTGTTCTATTGCCAAAACTATTGGCTTCAACACTTTTTTGCAATGCTAAAAGAGTTGAGTTGTTCTTTTCTATTTGCGGCAAAATACTTTCAATACTGTTTTGTGCTAAAAGAGAAATCGGCAAAAAGAAAAGAACAGAACATATTTTTATGTATTTGTTCATTTTTATTCTATGTTAAAAATTAATACCATAATATTTTAATACTACAACATAACCCCAATAAGCAATGGCTGTAATAGCTGCCGATATCGTTAACGATACCCAGAAATTTAAACCAAACTTGATGAACAAGGGAAATGCTATTAAAAAAATAAAGCTAGGAATGACTGCAATAAGGACATTCCAAGAAAGAGAAGCAACTTTCTGGGAATTGTTTGTGTCCAGATACAGCCAAACCATAGCCAATAAAGTAGTCAATGGTAAAGATGCGTAAATAGCTGCCATTACTGAATTTCGTTTGCTTACTTCTGAAATTGCAACAATTAACACAGAAGTTACCAATACTTTAATAATAAATCTAATTATCATACCTTTTCATTTTTTAAAATTCCACGATTTCTGAGAATACTATAAACAATTGGTATAATATACATATTTAATAAAGTAGAAGTAAGCAATCCACCCAAAATAACTTTTGCCATCGGACTTTGAATTTCATTACCCGAAAGATCACCTTTCAAAGCTAATGGAATAAGTGCAAGAGCCGCAGTAAGTGCAGTCATTAAAATTGGGTTTAATCTGTCTATTGAACCTTTTGTTACGGTTTCATATAAAGAAGTACCTTTCTTATGTAAATTCTGATAATTTGAAATCAGCAGAATTCCATTTCGCGTTGCAATACCAAAAAGTGTAATAAATCCAATAATTGCAGGAATACTTAATATGCCTGAAGTAAAATAAATTGAGAAAACACCACCAATTAATGCAAGTGGAAGATTTAACAATATAATACCCGCTAACTTGAAATTTTTGAACTCCTGATAAAGCAATAAGAAAATAATAAAAATTGCAATTATTGAAGTATACAGAAGTGTTTGGGAAGCTTTTTCTTCACTTTCAAATTGTCCACCGTATACAATCCCATACCCTTCTGGCACCTTTACTTTATTATCAACAGCTTTTTTGATGTCTTTTACTACACTGCTTATATCCCTTCCTGAAACGTTTGCTGAAACAACAATTTTTCGTTGAACATTTTCCCTGCTGATGGAACTTGGGCCAGTTACAGAAACTATATCAGCAACTTCTTCTAATGGGATTTTTTTACCATCATATGTATCAATTAATGCTGATTTAATACCCTCTATAGTTTCTGTATAATTTTTATCTAGACGTAATACAAGATCAAACCTTCG
The Bacteroidia bacterium genome window above contains:
- a CDS encoding efflux RND transporter periplasmic adaptor subunit, whose protein sequence is MKTKLFFILFALALFTLSCNSKKEANEHEGEHEVLPPNTVEMNDAQGKSSGIELGTIEQKVLSTEIKVNGIVSVSPQNLVSISAIMGGYIKNTSLVQGSPVSKGQVVAVIENPEFIELQQNFIESKSKLDYAETEYNRQKDLNKENVSSNKTYQLALSEYKSLQSKVYALDQKLKLIGIDGKKLQVENISSSISVVSPINGYVKTVNVNIGKYVNPTDVIVEIINMQNLTLELTVFEKDINKISIGQKISFNIPNQPDNKQNATVYQVGKSINTDKTIKVYATVEKENKNLLPGMYVNAIIETQNDSVTALPADAVLSFEDKHYIFIFYERKKEGEKFVTLYEMIEVNKGVTDNGYTEVILPKDFDLQKSKIVLKGAYNLLSAMKNAGDMAC
- a CDS encoding TolC family protein, with protein sequence MNKYIKICSVLFFLPISLLAQNSIESILPQIEKNNSTLLALQKSVEANSFGNRTGIYLKNPEFEFNYLFGNPSAIGNRTDFSIRQSFDFPTAYCYKSKIANMKNQQLELEYQKQLKTVLLQARSLCIDIINANALKKEYDRRLKHAQSISDSYKARFNNGDVNVIEYNKTQLNLLNAQKESETNDLKLKGYTSELTSLNGGTAIAVEDTVFVVKEIPVDFEQWYIEAEKSSPVLSWLKQEIEISQKQQKLNMAMSLPKLSTGYMSEKVVGQQFQGLSVGISIPLWENKNTVKFAKANILAIQALETDYKINFYNKLKILHGKAISLRKTVDAYRLTLMSANNAELLKTAFDKGEISLIDYMMELAFYYSSINSMFETEKELQKVISELTIYQ
- a CDS encoding transcriptional repressor, with product MNKLNQRNIKPTAMRELVLKVLMEQKVAISLADLEQKFDKVDKVTLYRTLKTFEENKLIHSIDDGTGSVKYAMCNETCECNPNDLHIHFLCSKCKQTYCMTEIPVPPVNLPVLFTLDSINMVVKGVCANCHK
- a CDS encoding CusA/CzcA family heavy metal efflux RND transporter, encoding MIEKIIKFSINNKLVIGLFLLALIAWGIYSLKKLPIDAVPDITNNQVHIISIAPTLAANEVEQFITAPIEISVANIPNKVELRSISRLGLSVVTVVFEDNVDMYWARQQISERLKEAEELIPAGVTKPQLAPISTGLSEIYQYVLRVKPGYEKKYDAMKLRTIQDWIVRREMLGTDGVADVNSYGGFLQQYEVSVNPEQLKAMGITLTDIFNSLEKNNQNTGSAYIDKKPQAYFIRGIGLVTSIEDIENIVVKSTNQDLPILIKDVAKVQFGNAPRYGAFIVDTIGEAVGGVVMMLKGKNASEVIDGVKERIKLIQKSLPEGVEIEAFYDRTELVDRAVGTVSKNLIEGGLIVIFILVLLLGNFRAGLIVASVIPLSMLFAISLMNLFGVSGNLMSLGAIDFGLIVDGAVIIVESVVHRISQSSTHHVGVKKLSRQQMDGEVLSSAKRMMNSATFGQIIILIVYLPILALVGIEGKMFRPMAQTVSFAILGALILSLTYVPVASALFLSRKTEHKTTFSDKIMKALHKAFDPLLNFSLKHKISVIIISVSLFIGSIFLFNSLGGEFIPQLEEGDLAAGVMTLQGGSLSNTIETVEKANKILMSKFPEVEHVVCKIGTGEIPTDPTPMETGDYIMVMKDKKDWTSASSREEMMEKMQEELSVLKGVVFTLQQPIQMRFNELMTGSKQDVAVKIFGDNLDTLATNADEIEKLIRDVPGVEDINVEKVTGSGQVQVIYDRKKIAQYGLNIEDINLILKTAFAGSSAGVVYDEEKRFDLVVRFNKNFRDDIEFIRSLYVPLPNGNQITLDQLASVEIKTGTAQVSRESTKRRITIQFNVRNRDVQSIIEEIRPILDKKLKLPPGYYITYGGQFENLVAANKRLSIAVPVALLLIFVLLFFTFKSLKQTLLIYSAVPLSMIGGVIALYIRDMNFSISAGVGFIALFGVAVLNGIVLIAEFNRLEREENISDIYERVFKGIKSRFRPVLMTAAVASLGFLPMALSSSAGAEVQKPLATVVIGGLISATLLTLIVLPVLYILFSGKKRKNGISPVVKTILMILCFSGFSSLNTVKAQTNNPKTYTLDQIIQTALTNNGYIKSAALQVEYQKKLKNGSWEYEKTSFDYTNGQTNSYVKDNSFTISQSFPSVFQNVGRSKLGNAYVKNAENGLLLSKTEIISNVKSVYVQQLYNYSLLKLLVYQDSLYYNFLKAAELKTAKGESPLLEKVTAQTRSMEIKTLINQVKADIQISQQKLKVLINERENISLSDTMLFKIDFAFISDSSAIFNNPTLAIIKQQIEISRRETQVERLKLMPDLSVGYFNQSNKDLSSGYRFTGVQFGVAVPILFFSQSAKIKASKINEQIAQNNYEYYNSAIQGEFQTLLQEYLKLKSSIEYYETNAIPQSDLIIKQSGKSYVAGDINYVEYVLNLDKALEIKSNYLLTLSKYNQSIIDIDRMLGKTN
- a CDS encoding DUF3147 family protein — protein: MIRFIIKVLVTSVLIVAISEVSKRNSVMAAIYASLPLTTLLAMVWLYLDTNNSQKVASLSWNVLIAVIPSFIFLIAFPLFIKFGLNFWVSLTISAAITAIAYWGYVVVLKYYGINF